From one Lolium rigidum isolate FL_2022 chromosome 4, APGP_CSIRO_Lrig_0.1, whole genome shotgun sequence genomic stretch:
- the LOC124650587 gene encoding uncharacterized protein LOC124650587 isoform X1: protein MIDVADVSEEEASASHGAQPAATPPLFSLPGSESTAIVTYRLLDRTPLRQLSRASLDSMVMSARSSTLLWHMRMALVDSYDLAARHLYSHHGTEAPNLVDPLDLVTKGSSKLPTVTIF, encoded by the exons ATGATCGATGTAGCAGATGTGAGTGAGGAAGAAGCAAGTGCAAGCCATGGTGCCCAGCCCGCTGCAACGCCGCCGCTCTTCTCGCTACCGGGATCAGAGTCGACGGCCATAGTCACCTATCGCCTGTTGGATCGTACGCCACTGCGTCAACTCTCAAG AGCCAGTTTGGATTCGATGGTCATGTCAGCCCGCAGCAGTACGCTACTGTGGCACATGCGCATGGCGTTGGTTGATTCCTACGACTTGGCGGCTCGTCATCTG TACTCACATCATGGCACGGAGGCACCAAATTTGGTTGATCCACTTGATCTCGTTACTAAAGGAAGCTCGAAGTTGCCGACAGTGACAATTTTCTGA
- the LOC124650587 gene encoding uncharacterized protein LOC124650587 isoform X2, whose protein sequence is MIDVADVSEEEASASHGAQPAATPPLFSLPGSESTAIVTYRLLDRTPLRQLSRASLDSMVMSARSSTLLWHMRMALVDSYDLAARHLVQVLTSWHGGTKFG, encoded by the exons ATGATCGATGTAGCAGATGTGAGTGAGGAAGAAGCAAGTGCAAGCCATGGTGCCCAGCCCGCTGCAACGCCGCCGCTCTTCTCGCTACCGGGATCAGAGTCGACGGCCATAGTCACCTATCGCCTGTTGGATCGTACGCCACTGCGTCAACTCTCAAG AGCCAGTTTGGATTCGATGGTCATGTCAGCCCGCAGCAGTACGCTACTGTGGCACATGCGCATGGCGTTGGTTGATTCCTACGACTTGGCGGCTCGTCATCTGGTACAAG TACTCACATCATGGCACGGAGGCACCAAATTTGGTTGA